One Thalassotalea sediminis DNA segment encodes these proteins:
- a CDS encoding mechanosensitive ion channel family protein: MLFQEPTSASEADGLDPSKLLQNEIDLITQAYQVTVEFFTNYTFQLIGAVIIFIIGFILAGKIAGAVLKLCQKHDLDITLSQFLSNTAKMLIVVMITIIALGKLGISVTPFIAAIGAISLGAGLALQGLLANYAAGFNIILIRPFVVGDTITVEGVTGVVKQVLLAYTIIADEDNVEITIPNKHIVGEILHNSKNDSLLELSVGIAYKEDPISTIALLEEVIEKLGIAGDTKAPQIGIDAFGDSSIDISLRVWTPTESLYETKFKAYKAIYLALKEANIEIPFPQRDVHLLKE; this comes from the coding sequence ATGCTGTTTCAAGAACCAACATCAGCTTCAGAGGCAGATGGACTCGATCCAAGTAAATTGCTACAAAATGAAATAGATTTAATCACACAAGCCTATCAAGTTACTGTGGAATTTTTTACCAATTATACCTTTCAGCTAATTGGTGCCGTTATTATCTTTATTATCGGGTTTATTCTTGCAGGTAAAATTGCCGGAGCAGTACTAAAACTTTGTCAAAAGCATGATTTGGACATTACCTTAAGTCAATTCTTATCTAACACAGCTAAAATGCTCATTGTTGTTATGATAACAATTATTGCGCTTGGAAAGTTGGGGATCAGCGTTACTCCCTTTATTGCTGCAATTGGTGCGATTTCATTAGGCGCAGGTTTGGCACTACAAGGTTTGCTTGCCAACTATGCAGCAGGTTTTAATATTATTTTAATTCGACCCTTTGTTGTCGGTGATACCATCACAGTAGAAGGCGTTACTGGTGTTGTTAAGCAAGTTTTGCTCGCTTACACCATTATTGCCGATGAAGATAATGTAGAAATTACCATTCCAAATAAACATATCGTTGGTGAGATACTACACAACTCTAAAAATGATTCATTATTAGAGCTTTCGGTTGGTATAGCCTATAAAGAAGACCCTATCAGTACGATAGCATTGCTTGAAGAAGTTATTGAAAAACTAGGTATTGCTGGTGACACTAAAGCTCCGCAAATTGGCATTGATGCGTTTGGCGATAGTTCTATCGATATTTCTTTACGTGTTTGGACACCTACCGAAAGCTTGTATGAGACAAAATTTAAAGCATACAAGGCGATCTATTTAGCTTTAAAAGAGGCGAACATCGAAATACCGTTCCCTCAACGCGATGTACATTTATTAAAAGAGTAA
- the ispD gene encoding 2-C-methyl-D-erythritol 4-phosphate cytidylyltransferase — translation MPDFPKIVAVVPAAGVGKRMKANCPKQYLTIANKTILQHTVDKLVSHPKISAVVLSISKNDEYFDSTQLSKYENVHIATGGKERVDSVLNGLCAIERLAADWVIVHDAARPCITHEDISLLIEQCTRHKRGGLLAVPVRDTMKRAKLMSNGLSLVDRTVERQQLWHALTPQMYHAQALQSAIEQALIKGEVVTDEASAMELAGEDSLLVEGRADNIKITQPNDLAMAEFILMKQQESLCE, via the coding sequence ATGCCTGATTTTCCTAAAATAGTTGCAGTTGTTCCCGCTGCGGGCGTAGGCAAACGCATGAAAGCGAATTGCCCTAAACAATATTTAACTATTGCAAATAAAACGATTCTGCAACATACCGTAGACAAGCTTGTAAGCCACCCCAAGATATCAGCCGTTGTTTTATCAATTAGCAAAAATGATGAATATTTTGATAGTACTCAGCTGTCAAAGTACGAAAATGTGCATATAGCAACAGGCGGCAAAGAGCGCGTTGATTCGGTACTCAATGGCTTATGCGCTATTGAACGTTTAGCGGCAGATTGGGTTATTGTTCATGACGCAGCAAGACCTTGTATTACACATGAAGACATTAGTTTGCTTATTGAACAATGCACTAGACACAAACGCGGTGGGTTATTAGCTGTGCCGGTAAGAGATACAATGAAACGTGCAAAACTAATGAGTAACGGGTTATCTCTTGTAGATAGGACAGTAGAGCGTCAACAACTATGGCATGCATTAACACCACAAATGTACCACGCTCAAGCATTACAGAGTGCGATTGAACAAGCATTAATTAAAGGTGAGGTCGTCACCGATGAGGCTTCTGCGATGGAATTAGCCGGCGAAGATAGCTTATTGGTCGAAGGTCGTGCAGATAATATTAAAATAACACAACCTAATGATCTTGCTATGGCAGAATTTATCTTAATGAAACAACAGGAATCATTATGCGAATAG
- the eno gene encoding phosphopyruvate hydratase: MANISKVIAREIMDSRGNPTVEVDVFLASGAWGRAAAPSGASTGSREALELRDGDKARYLGKGVLKAVAAVNNEIQTALVGQNALEQAKIDQIMIDLDGTENKEKFGANAILAVSLANAKAAAMEKKVQLFEHIADLNGTSGQYSLPLPMMNILNGGEHADNNVDIQEFMIQPVSAPSFKEALRMGAEIFHALKKVLSAKGMNTAVGDEGGFAPNLESNADALAVIKEATEAAGYVLGKDITLAMDCAASEFYDAEQGIYDLKGEGKQFSANEFSDFLATLCEQYPIVSIEDGLDESDWDGFAYQTKLLGDKVQIVGDDLFVTNTKILARGIEQGIGNSILIKFNQIGSLTETLAAIKMAKDAGFTAVISHRSGETEDATIADLAVGTAAGQIKTGSLCRSDRVSKYNQLLRIEEYLGDKAVFNGLSEVKGQ; encoded by the coding sequence ATGGCAAATATCAGTAAAGTGATAGCACGTGAGATTATGGATTCGCGTGGAAATCCAACGGTAGAAGTAGACGTATTTTTAGCATCAGGCGCTTGGGGACGTGCTGCGGCTCCATCTGGTGCATCTACTGGCTCTCGTGAAGCGTTAGAATTACGCGATGGCGACAAAGCACGTTACTTAGGTAAAGGTGTGCTAAAGGCAGTTGCTGCCGTTAACAATGAAATCCAAACTGCACTTGTTGGTCAGAATGCTCTTGAACAAGCAAAGATTGATCAAATTATGATTGATTTAGATGGCACTGAGAATAAAGAGAAATTTGGTGCGAATGCGATTCTTGCTGTTTCATTAGCCAATGCAAAAGCTGCAGCGATGGAAAAGAAAGTACAGTTGTTTGAACATATCGCTGACCTAAATGGCACGTCTGGACAATACTCATTACCACTACCGATGATGAATATTTTAAATGGCGGTGAGCATGCTGATAACAATGTTGATATTCAAGAGTTTATGATACAGCCTGTTAGCGCGCCTAGTTTTAAAGAAGCTCTTCGCATGGGCGCAGAAATTTTCCACGCACTTAAGAAAGTATTGTCTGCAAAAGGCATGAATACTGCTGTTGGTGACGAAGGTGGCTTTGCTCCTAACCTAGAATCAAATGCAGATGCTTTGGCTGTGATTAAAGAAGCAACAGAAGCGGCAGGGTATGTTTTAGGCAAAGATATTACGTTGGCAATGGATTGTGCTGCATCTGAGTTTTACGATGCTGAGCAAGGTATCTATGATCTTAAAGGCGAAGGCAAGCAGTTTAGTGCTAACGAATTTTCTGACTTCTTAGCGACACTTTGTGAGCAATACCCGATTGTATCTATTGAAGATGGTTTAGATGAGTCAGACTGGGATGGATTTGCTTATCAAACTAAGTTACTCGGCGATAAAGTACAAATTGTTGGTGATGACTTATTTGTAACAAATACTAAGATCCTAGCAAGAGGCATTGAACAAGGAATTGGTAATTCAATTTTAATCAAGTTTAACCAAATTGGTTCATTAACTGAAACGTTAGCGGCGATCAAAATGGCTAAAGATGCAGGCTTTACTGCCGTGATTTCACACAGAAGTGGCGAAACAGAAGATGCAACAATAGCTGATTTAGCGGTAGGTACTGCTGCGGGGCAAATTAAGACCGGCTCTCTATGTCGTTCAGATCGTGTATCTAAGTACAATCAACTATTAAGAATTGAAGAGTATTTAGGTGATAAAGCTGTATTTAACGGCTTATCTGAAGTTAAAGGTCAATAA
- the ispF gene encoding 2-C-methyl-D-erythritol 2,4-cyclodiphosphate synthase has product MRIGHGFDVHKFGGEGPIVMAGVKIPYQAGFIAHSDGDVAIHALCDAMLGALCLADIGNHFPDTDDAFKNIDSRVLLRHVVNLMFEQGFKLGNADITIVAQAPKMAPHLVDMRTILSTDLQCELNQVNVKATTTEKLGYVGEKLGVAVHAVVLLVPHD; this is encoded by the coding sequence ATGCGAATAGGGCACGGTTTTGATGTTCACAAATTTGGTGGTGAAGGCCCGATTGTGATGGCAGGTGTAAAAATTCCTTATCAAGCAGGGTTTATTGCGCACTCAGATGGTGATGTTGCCATTCATGCATTATGTGATGCAATGTTAGGTGCGTTATGTCTTGCAGATATTGGTAACCATTTTCCTGATACTGATGATGCTTTTAAAAATATAGACAGTCGTGTATTACTCCGCCATGTTGTTAACCTGATGTTTGAACAGGGTTTTAAGCTAGGGAATGCTGATATTACTATCGTGGCACAAGCACCTAAAATGGCGCCACACCTTGTTGATATGCGAACAATACTTTCTACCGATTTACAATGTGAGTTAAACCAAGTAAATGTTAAAGCGACAACTACTGAAAAGTTGGGCTATGTGGGTGAGAAATTAGGTGTAGCTGTTCATGCCGTTGTATTGTTGGTACCGCATGACTAA
- the ftsB gene encoding cell division protein FtsB, with amino-acid sequence MRVITGILLIFLVMLQYRLWFGKNSVPDYLALEDEIARQQADNNKLIRRNKLLYADTDDLKSGVEAIEERARNELGMIKENETFVRIITQKPDKG; translated from the coding sequence ATGCGCGTGATAACAGGCATTTTGCTTATTTTTTTGGTTATGCTGCAATACCGACTTTGGTTTGGTAAAAACAGCGTACCTGATTATCTTGCGTTAGAAGATGAAATTGCACGTCAACAAGCTGATAACAACAAGTTAATCAGACGAAACAAGTTACTTTACGCAGATACCGACGATTTAAAGTCAGGGGTTGAGGCAATAGAGGAACGTGCCCGTAATGAGTTAGGTATGATAAAAGAGAATGAAACATTTGTTCGTATCATTACACAAAAACCTGATAAAGGCTAA